Proteins from a genomic interval of Trifolium pratense cultivar HEN17-A07 linkage group LG6, ARS_RC_1.1, whole genome shotgun sequence:
- the LOC123890339 gene encoding probable nucleolar protein 5-1 — protein MLLLFETAAGYAIFKVLNEGKLSKVEDLQNEFSSSDSARKIVKLKAFSKFENISEATEAASLLVDSKASKGLRKFLRVNCENEMLGVADSKLGSMIKDKLKIECVHNNVVMELMRGVRYQLNELIAGLAVQDLAPMSLGLSHSLSRFKLKFSSDKVDTMIVQAIGLLDDLDKELNTYAMRVREWYGWHFPELTKIILDNIQYARAAKLMGDRINAAKLDFSEFLSEEVEAQLKEASVISMGTEIGELDLANIRELCDQVLSLSEYRATLYDYLKSRMNTIAPNLTVMVGELVGARLIAHAGSLLNLAKQPASTVQILGAEKALFRALKTKHATPKYGLIYHASLIGQAAQKVKGKMSRSLSAKTALAIRCDALGEGLDNTMSLDNRAKLEARLRGLEGKELGRFAGSAKGKPKIEAYDKDRKNGGLITPAKTYNAAADSIIEPKSNSAMDEDTPEPPSADKKKEKKLKKEKKEKKKKEKEVVVEEPEPEVVKKDKKKKKKESTENAEVQNGDNENGGEKKKKRKHAEEEDSADIPSKKKEKKKKRDV, from the exons ATGCTTCTTCTATTTGAAACCGCTGCAGGTTATGCAATTTTCAAAGTTCTCAATGAAGGAAAGCTTTCAAAAGTTGAG gaTTTACAGAACGAGTTTTCTAGTTCAGATTCTGCTAGAAAG ATTGTCAAGTTGAAGGCATTTTCCAAATTTGAGAATATTTCTGAAGCTACAGAAGCAGCTTCTTTACTGGTTGATAGTAAAGCTAGCAAGGGTTTGCGAAAGTTTCTACGTGTTAATTGCGAAAATGAAATGTTAGGTGTAGCCGATTCAAAGCTCGGGAGTATGATTAAGGATAAGTTG AAAATCGAATGTGTTCATAACAATGTTGTTATGGAGTTGATGAGAGGTGTTAGATATCAATTGAATGAACTCATAGCTGGTTTGGCTGTTCAAGACCTGGCTCCTATGAGCTTGGGTTTGTCTCATAGCTTATCGAGATTCAAACTCAAGTTTAGCTCTGATAAG gTCGACACTATGATTGTCCAAGCTATCGGTTTACTTGATGATCTTGATAAAGAGTTGAACACATATGCCATGAGGGTCCGTGAATGGTACGGTTGGCATTTTCCAGAACTTACCAAAATCATACTGGACAACATCCAATATGCAAGAGCAGCCAAGTTGATGGGTGATCGCATCAATGCTGCAAAGCTTGATTTCTCTGAG tttttgtctgAGGAGGTTGAGGCACAGTTGAAGGAAGCATCAGTGATATCTATGGGAACCGAAATTGGTGAGCTTGATTTGGCAAATATTAGAGAGCTTTGTGATCAGGTTTTGTCCCTTTCAGAATACAGGGCCACACTCTATGATTATCTCAAGAGTAGGATGAACACCATTGCACCCAATTTGACTGTTATGGTTGGGGAGCTTGTTGGTGCTCGCCTCATTGCCCATGCGGGTAGCTTATTAAATCTTGCAAAGCAGCCTGCTAGCACTGTCCAGATTCTTGGTGCTGAGAAGGCTCTCTTTAGGGCTTTGAAGACTAAGCATGCTACTCCAAAGTACGGTCTCATATACCATGCATCCTTAATTGGTCAGGCAGCTCAAAAGGTGAAGGGGAAAATGTCCCGGTCACTTTCTGCAAAAACTGCTTTGGCTATCAGGTGTGATGCACTGGGAGAGGGGCTAGATAACACCATGTCATTGGACAACAGAGCCAAG CTTGAAGCACGATTAAGGGGGCTTGAAGGCAAAGAATTAGGTCGCTTTGCCGGTTCTGCTAAAGGAAAGCCCAAGATAGAAGCATATGACAAGGATAGAAAGAACGGAGGACTAATAACACCGGCTAag ACATATAATGCTGCAGCTGATTCAATTATTGAACCAAAGTCCAATTCTGCAATGGATGAAGATACACCAGAGCCTCCCAGTGctgacaaaaagaaagaaaagaagttgaagaaagagaagaaagaaaagaagaaaaaggaaaaggagGTTGTTGTCGAGGAACCCGAACCGGAAGTTGTGAAAAAagataagaagaagaaaaagaaggaatcTACTGAGAATGCAGAGGTGCAGAATGGAGACAATGAGAAtggaggagagaagaagaaaaagaggaaGCATGCAGAGGAGGAAGACTCTGCTGATATCCCgagcaaaaagaaagaaaaaaagaagaaaagagatgtCTAA